From a single Prionailurus bengalensis isolate Pbe53 chromosome A1, Fcat_Pben_1.1_paternal_pri, whole genome shotgun sequence genomic region:
- the ZBED8 gene encoding protein ZBED8 — MSKKRKWDDDYVRYWFTCTTEVDGTQRPQCVLCNSIFSNADLRPSKLSDHFNRQHGGVGGHDLNSLKHMPAPSDQRETLKAFGVASHEDALLQASYQFAYLCAKEKNPHTIAEKLVKPCALEIAQIVLGPDAQKKLQQVPLSDDVIHSRIDEMSQDILQQVLEDIKASPLKVGVQLAETTDMDDCSQLMAFVRYIKEREIVEEFLFCEPLQLTMKGKDAFNLFRDFFLKHKIALDVCGSVCTDGASSMLGENSEFVACVKKEVPHIVITHCLLNPHELVTKTLPTKLRDALFTVVRVINFIKGRAPNHRLFQAFFEEIGIEYSVLLFHTEMRWLSRGQILTHIFEMYEEINQFLHHQSSNLVDGFENKEFKVHLAYLADLFKHLNELSASMQRTGMNTVSAREKLSAFVRKFPFWLKRIEKRNFTNFPFLEEIIISDNEAASIGAEITLHLQQLNSFFHGYFSVGDLDEASKWILDPFLFNLDFVDDGYLMKNDLAELRASGQILMEFETMKLEDFWCAQFTVFPSLAKTALQILVPFATTYLCELGFSSLLHFKTKSRSCFNMNDDIRVAISKKVPRFSDIIEQKLQLQQKSL; from the coding sequence ATGTCGAAGAAGCGAAAATGGGATGATGACTATGTTCGTTACTGGTTCACCTGTACAACGGAGGTTGATGGAACTCAACGCCCACAATGTGTATTGTGTAACTCGATATTTTCAAATGCTGACCTCAGACCATCGAAATTGTCTGACCATTTTAACAGACAGCATGGTGGTGTAGGTGGGCATGATCTCAATAGCCTGAAGCATATGCCAGCACCATCAGATCAGAGAGAAACCTTGAAAGCATTTGGAGTTGCGTCTCATGAGGATGCCTTATTACAAGCATCATATCAGTTTGCGTATTTATGTGCCAAGGAGAAGAATCCTCATACAATAGCTGAAAAATTAGTGAAACCATGTGCATTGGAAATAGCACAAATAGTTTTGGGACCAGATGCACAAAAGAAGCTTCAGCAGGTACCTTTATCAGACGATGTGATCCATTCTAGAATTGATGAAATGAGCCAGGATATCTTACAGCAAGTTCTAGAAGACATCAAAGCCAGTCCTCTCAAAGTGGGTGTTCAACTTGCTGAGACAACTGACATGGATGACTGCAGTCAGCTAATGGCGTTTGTACGAtacataaaagaaagagagatcgTAGAAGAATTTCTCTTCTGTGAACCATTGCAGTtaacaatgaaaggaaaagatgCATTCAATCTCTTCAGAGACTTCTTTTTGAAGCATAAGATAGCACTTGATGTATGCGGCTCTGTTTGTACTGATGGTGCCTCTTCTATGCTAGGAGAAAATTCAGAATTTGTTGCTTGTGTGAAAAAAGAGGTACCTCATATCGTGATCACACATTGCTTGTTGAATCCCCATGAACTTGTCACAAAGACCTTGCCTACAAAACTGAGAGATGCTCTGTTTACTGTGGTGAGGGTAATAAATTTCATCAAAGGACGAGCTCCAAATCATCGCCTCTTTCAggctttttttgaagaaattggaATAGAGTATAGTGTCCTCCTTTTCCATACTGAAATGAGGTGGCTTTCCCGAGGTCAAATACTTActcatatttttgaaatgtatgaAGAAATAAATCAGTTCCTTCACCACCAAAGTAGTAATTTAGTTGAtggctttgaaaataaagagtttaaagtTCACTTAGCATACCTTGCAGATTTATTCAAACACCTAAATGAACTTAGTGCATCTATGCAAAGGACTGGGATGAACACAGTATCAGCTAGAGAAAAGTTATCTGCTTTTGTTAGGAAGTTTCCATTTTGGCTAAAGCgaattgagaaaagaaattttaccaactttccttttcttgaagaaataattatttcagatAATGAAGCAGCCAGCATTGGAGCAGAAATAACCCTGCATCTGCAACAGTTGAACAGCTTCTTCCATGGATATTTTTCTGTTGGAGATCTTGATGAGGCAAGTAAATGGATACTGgatccatttctttttaatctggaTTTTGTTGATGATGGTTATCTGATGAAAAATGATCTTGCTGAATTACGAGCTAGTGGCCAAATCCTCATGGAATTTGAGACCATGAAGCTTGAGGATTTCTGGTGTGCTCAATTCACAGTGTTTCCAAGCCTGGCAAAGACAGCTCTACAAATCCTTGTACCATTTGCAACCACATACCTTTGTGAGTTGGGATTTTCatcacttttacattttaaaacaaagtccaGAAGCTGCTTTAATATGAATGATGACATCCGTGTGGCTATTTCAAAAAAAGTTCCTCGCTTCTCAGACATCATTGAACAAAAGCTACAGCTACAACAGAAGTCACTATAA